A genomic segment from Idiomarina piscisalsi encodes:
- a CDS encoding TnsA endonuclease N-terminal domain-containing protein — protein MNERKLPTSGPDKHIGYFFSVKNQCAVYCESRTELAACILRELDPDVVAYQTQPMTVSFKHNGKLVRYTPDALVLWRDGAVSFEEVKPHNWVEDEAFLNKLHSFELFVQHRVRITRIKCSTRYFQKLNNEYLRFKMSRLLHPTDIVCARQATCLNQLLSKERR, from the coding sequence ATGAACGAACGAAAGTTACCTACTTCGGGGCCCGACAAGCATATTGGCTACTTTTTCTCGGTAAAAAACCAATGTGCAGTTTACTGTGAGTCCCGAACAGAGTTAGCAGCCTGCATATTGCGTGAGCTTGACCCTGATGTGGTTGCGTATCAAACACAACCAATGACGGTCAGCTTTAAACACAACGGCAAGTTAGTACGTTACACACCTGACGCCTTGGTCCTTTGGAGAGACGGAGCGGTCTCTTTCGAAGAAGTAAAACCCCACAACTGGGTCGAGGATGAGGCGTTCCTCAATAAACTGCACTCATTTGAACTCTTTGTTCAACACAGGGTTAGGATTACACGTATCAAGTGTTCAACTAGATATTTTCAAAAGCTGAATAACGAATATTTGCGGTTCAAGATGAGTCGTCTGTTACACCCAACAGACATAGTTTGCGCGAGGCAAGCGACATGTTTAAACCAACTTTTGAGCAAGGAACGCAGGTAG
- a CDS encoding DDE-type integrase/transposase/recombinase: MFKPTFEQGTQVELDGQKYSIEKFDTVDDLVTLTQTHGSRSRLYSSNELIQAWRDRRCKFLSSDVAAQPGTRFRAMTSDLLLLYKLNPVLRPLYQVMLEVNVGQSLNKLQRAKEICFSRFPSFKDSVESDEFDFPCDRTLLRHSLKLGTFEKHELPCATPRRSSFSEECERFYVENITRIYCTKLKRTPRFTWREINRLAVSNGYSQVSESYVRKVISRLFPIDVMISREGALKARRYFKAYKNYVIPDFPLQKVEFDAVHILTKVEYQGERFQKVIIFAALDVCTRCVVGLSFLLCRTRKDTESSPSAIECLRSIVDHPDDIGHRKTGWFGRGLPHEIVIDAGSAMNNKDIRHFCESIGVTLSVTPSEDPTAKPFIERFFNTLRSRLGYILPGYVNKRKVRGQDACEIHNDRPISFSDFRTQILSLIFEDYQCAQHNGLEGSTPNEEWLRLKSFVQSSPYENGELELFAGSTHEGVIQLRQGIEINRLFYSSRELVLLREHMIARFPRKSPKVSFRFNALDVSKIIVEVPSELVEQLERNILVVPSSRDLEIGTALADVRGIPKGSSVQVPTIPSEPMTSVDNSIKRIMNALENRPFNHESIPTQPATPVQARKLIDDFVESKKALYEKLDNGPNDESADVEPFDGDKP, encoded by the coding sequence ATGTTTAAACCAACTTTTGAGCAAGGAACGCAGGTAGAGCTTGATGGACAGAAGTATTCAATTGAAAAATTCGACACTGTTGATGATCTCGTTACTTTAACACAAACACACGGCTCAAGAAGCCGACTGTATTCCAGTAACGAATTAATCCAAGCCTGGCGTGATAGACGTTGTAAATTTCTGTCCAGTGACGTAGCGGCGCAGCCGGGCACAAGGTTTAGAGCAATGACAAGTGACCTGCTATTGCTATACAAATTGAACCCTGTGCTGCGACCTTTGTACCAGGTAATGCTTGAAGTTAATGTTGGGCAAAGCCTTAACAAGTTGCAACGAGCAAAAGAAATCTGCTTTTCCAGGTTTCCTAGTTTCAAGGATTCTGTTGAGTCGGACGAGTTTGATTTTCCGTGCGACAGAACCCTACTTCGCCATTCCTTAAAGCTTGGTACATTCGAGAAGCACGAACTGCCTTGCGCTACGCCGCGAAGAAGCAGCTTCTCTGAAGAATGTGAGCGATTCTATGTGGAAAATATAACTCGCATATATTGTACAAAGCTGAAACGCACACCGCGTTTTACTTGGCGAGAAATTAATCGCTTAGCCGTATCGAATGGTTATAGCCAAGTCAGTGAAAGTTATGTTCGTAAAGTTATATCAAGGCTATTCCCGATAGACGTAATGATTTCGAGAGAAGGGGCATTAAAGGCTCGGCGGTATTTTAAAGCTTATAAAAACTACGTTATTCCAGATTTCCCACTGCAAAAGGTTGAGTTTGATGCAGTCCACATACTTACGAAGGTTGAATATCAAGGGGAGCGCTTTCAAAAGGTCATTATTTTCGCAGCCCTAGATGTCTGCACTCGTTGTGTGGTCGGCCTATCGTTTTTACTCTGTAGAACGCGGAAGGATACCGAGTCATCGCCATCTGCAATAGAGTGTCTTCGTTCTATAGTTGACCACCCAGACGATATCGGGCATCGAAAAACAGGCTGGTTTGGACGTGGGCTACCTCATGAAATCGTCATCGACGCAGGTAGTGCGATGAATAACAAAGATATTCGTCATTTTTGCGAGTCTATCGGTGTCACGCTCTCTGTAACACCATCAGAAGACCCCACAGCAAAGCCTTTTATCGAGAGGTTCTTTAATACTTTGAGGAGCCGACTTGGATACATTCTTCCCGGTTACGTTAATAAAAGAAAAGTTCGAGGACAAGATGCATGCGAAATTCATAATGACCGCCCTATCAGCTTTTCAGACTTTAGAACTCAGATCCTCAGTCTAATATTTGAGGATTATCAATGCGCTCAACATAACGGACTCGAGGGTAGCACACCGAATGAAGAGTGGCTAAGGCTAAAGTCGTTTGTCCAGAGTTCCCCCTATGAAAATGGTGAGTTAGAGCTCTTCGCTGGGAGCACGCATGAAGGAGTAATCCAATTAAGACAAGGTATAGAAATCAATAGGCTATTTTATTCATCTAGGGAGCTCGTGCTTCTTAGGGAGCATATGATTGCGCGGTTTCCTCGTAAGAGCCCAAAAGTAAGTTTTCGTTTTAATGCGCTCGATGTTTCTAAAATAATCGTGGAAGTTCCTTCAGAACTGGTTGAGCAATTAGAACGCAATATCCTTGTTGTACCCTCCTCAAGGGATTTAGAAATCGGCACTGCGTTGGCTGACGTTAGAGGTATCCCTAAAGGTTCCTCGGTTCAAGTTCCGACCATTCCTTCGGAGCCAATGACATCAGTGGATAATTCAATTAAACGAATAATGAACGCTTTGGAAAACCGGCCATTCAACCACGAAAGTATTCCAACCCAACCCGCAACACCCGTTCAAGCAAGAAAACTAATCGATGACTTTGTTGAATCGAAGAAGGCACTTTACGAGAAACTTGATAACGGACCAAATGATGAAAGCGCTGATGTTGAACCTTTTGATGGAGATAAACCATGA